In Coregonus clupeaformis isolate EN_2021a unplaced genomic scaffold, ASM2061545v1 scaf0016, whole genome shotgun sequence, a single genomic region encodes these proteins:
- the panx3 gene encoding LOW QUALITY PROTEIN: pannexin-3 (The sequence of the model RefSeq protein was modified relative to this genomic sequence to represent the inferred CDS: substituted 2 bases at 2 genomic stop codons): MSIANAAAQDMLSAALLRDGAGGNRIGHLELELPLDRVIKFVSVGLPLLLVSMAFAREISNGQSVSCFPPNNFTARQAAYVDTHCWDTLMHHEFETDGNLEERSLWVHKMFPYSLLAMAMMMYLPALIWHFLVMPSLGSDLLFIIDELDKSYNRSVRLAQSILEMRQNPRTFQAELESXEAKRKRYFEYPLLERYMQSKHDSYFLVSMLFLRGFLLLTFMSAACLYLVYFHLSTFLQDEFSCFVRTGLLCDQNWVPELVQCKMTGQLVFQVISVANSAIYVLLVAIVLFSLVRLFCWDTTLLSVYEVLPALGLNSGRKLGCPLNDLNGLLLFLHANVVHLQSYGRLRAGCSLAPPQIGKGNGMKDMGMLTAEEIEERAETAQELEEAVEELQEEGKLNLVDIMAILGAARGNPVNCTESRPLVEENMSLGTITLIXTRKRILLVGLFVYIVWDVQKIIK, encoded by the exons ATGTCCATCGCTAATGCAGCCGCCCAGGACATGCTGTCGGCCGCCTTGCTCCGGGACGGTGCCGGGGGCAACCGCATTGGTCACCTGGAGCTGGAGCTGCCGCTCGACAGGGTCATCAAGTTTGTGTCCGTGGGGCTGCCCTTGCTGCTGGTGTCCATGGCCTTCGCTCGCGAAATCTCCAATGGTCAGTCTGTGTC CTGTTTCCCACCCAACAACTTCACAGCCAGGCAGGCAGCCTACGTGGACACGCACTGCTGGGACACCCTGATGCACCATGAGTTTGAGACAGACGGAAACCTTGAGGAGCGATCCCTCTGGGTGCACAAA aTGTTCCCGTACTCTCTGTTGGCTATGGCCATGATGATGTACCTGCCTGCCCTCATCTGGCATTTCCTGGTGATGCCGTCACTGGGCTCTGACCTGCTCTTCATCATTGACGAGCTGGACAAGTCCTACAACCGCTCCGTACGATTGGCTCAGAGCATCCTGGAGATGCGCCAGAACCCCCGAACATTCCAAGCCGAGCTTGAGAGTTGAGA GGCCAAGCGGAAGCGCTACTTCGAGTACCCCCTGCTGGAGAGGTACATGCAGAGCAAGCACGACTCCTACTTCCTGGTCAGCATGCTCTTTCTGCGCGGCTTCCTGTTGCTCACCTTCATGTCGGCCGCCTGCCTCTACCTTGTCTACTTCCACCTGTCCACCTTCCTCCAGGACGAGTTCAGCTGCTTCGTCCGCACGGGCCTGCTGTGTGACCAGAACTGGGTTCCAGAGCTGGTCCAGTGCAAGATGACCGGCCAACTGGTCTTCCAGGTGATTAGCGTGGCTAACAGCGCTATCTATGTCCTGCTGGTGGCTATCGTGCTGTTCAGCTTGGTCCGCCTCTTCTGCTGGGATACGACTCTATTGTCGGTGTATGAGGTTCTCCCCGCATTGGGCCTCAACAGTGGTCGCAAGCTGGGCTGCCCGCTCAACGACCTCAATGGTCTTTTACTGTTTCTGCACGCTAACGTGGTGCACCTGCAGTCTTATGGCAGGCTGAGGGCCGGATGCTCGCTGGCGCCCCCGCAGATCGGGAAGGGGAACGGAATGAAGGACATGGGGATGCTGACGGCGGAGGAGATCGAGGAGAGGGCCGAGACGGCGCAGGAGTTGGAGGAGGCGGTGGAGGAGCTGCAGGAGGAAGGGAAGCTCAACCTGGTGGACATCATGGCTATCTTAGGAGCAGCCCGGGGAAACCCTGTCAACTGCACAGAGTCCAGGCCTCTGGTAGAGGAGAATATGAGTCTGGGTACCATAACTCTTATCTAAACTCGCAAACGTATTCTGCTAGTGGGCTTGTTCGTCTATATCGTTTGGGATGTTCAGAAAATTATAAAGTGA